In Streptomyces sp. NBC_01707, a genomic segment contains:
- a CDS encoding LacI family DNA-binding transcriptional regulator, translated as MSQLPEQPSEGPIPTSADVARLAGVSRATVSYVLNNNSTVRISDPTRRRVREAAGELGYVPHAAARSLRAGHTRMVLLPTGSHPAAPLHHHFFHELESGLRRLDYTVVQHGSLGLDAEEAARAWAELRPVAVVAPGGIALTPQGIAVLRRSGARAVITLGPQPVDGAHALVMDEREVGRCATAHLLERGRRRIGVVMPEERGVGVFAEPRLAGARRAAAGGGARIEPLPLRYEEESAAVLAARWRTLGLDAVFAYNDDYAMLLMRALQDAGIDVPGETAVIGAEDLMLGRLLRPRLSSVRMELATAQPLADLVDRLVRSPGGEPERHDLLSARAIARESS; from the coding sequence ATGAGCCAGTTACCCGAGCAGCCCTCCGAAGGTCCGATCCCGACGAGCGCCGATGTGGCGCGACTCGCCGGCGTCTCCCGGGCCACCGTGTCGTACGTACTCAACAACAATTCGACCGTGCGGATCAGTGATCCGACCCGCCGTCGGGTCAGGGAAGCAGCCGGCGAACTCGGCTACGTGCCGCACGCGGCGGCCCGAAGCCTGCGCGCCGGACACACCCGGATGGTGCTGCTGCCCACCGGCAGCCATCCGGCCGCACCGCTCCACCACCACTTCTTCCATGAGCTCGAGTCCGGCCTGCGCCGTCTCGACTACACCGTGGTCCAGCACGGCAGTCTCGGGCTGGACGCCGAGGAGGCCGCCCGTGCCTGGGCCGAACTCCGCCCCGTGGCCGTCGTCGCACCCGGCGGGATCGCCCTCACCCCTCAGGGCATCGCCGTGCTCCGGCGTTCCGGGGCCAGGGCGGTGATCACCCTCGGCCCGCAGCCGGTCGACGGTGCCCACGCCCTGGTCATGGACGAGCGGGAGGTGGGCCGTTGCGCCACCGCGCATCTCCTGGAGCGCGGCCGCCGCCGGATCGGAGTGGTCATGCCCGAGGAACGGGGCGTCGGCGTGTTCGCCGAACCCCGGCTGGCGGGAGCCCGGCGAGCCGCGGCCGGTGGCGGAGCCCGTATCGAACCGCTGCCCCTGCGGTACGAGGAGGAGTCGGCCGCCGTCCTCGCCGCGCGGTGGCGCACACTCGGACTCGACGCCGTGTTCGCCTACAACGACGACTACGCGATGCTTCTGATGCGGGCGCTCCAGGACGCGGGCATCGACGTGCCCGGCGAGACCGCCGTGATCGGAGCCGAGGACCTGATGCTGGGCAGGCTGCTGAGGCCCCGGTTGAGCAGTGTGCGGATGGAACTGGCGACGGCGCAGCCGCTGGCCGATCTCGTCGACCGGCTGGTGCGGAGCCCCGGGGGCGAGCCCGAGCGTCACGACCTGCTGAGTGCGCGGGCGATCGCCCGCGAGTCGAGCTGA
- a CDS encoding GNAT family N-acetyltransferase, with the protein MLHPLTPAEAEYVVEGRPGPDALWAPDYPNDGDRAGARHFLEHCADTGDPRPFGAYEIRLREDGHAIGGVGFHGVPDDRGQVTIGYGLIPAMRGKGYASEALRALLEFARASGVASVKGDADLDNAASQHVMAAAGMRLVGEDDLLRHYRIDWPAGSAAERGGGASATDEAAGSSSSPQVSAPRPS; encoded by the coding sequence GTGCTCCACCCACTCACCCCCGCCGAGGCGGAGTACGTAGTGGAAGGCCGTCCCGGGCCGGACGCCCTCTGGGCACCCGACTATCCCAACGACGGCGACCGGGCGGGCGCGCGGCACTTCCTGGAGCACTGCGCGGATACCGGCGATCCCCGGCCGTTCGGAGCGTACGAGATCCGCCTCCGCGAAGACGGGCACGCCATCGGCGGAGTCGGTTTCCATGGAGTCCCGGACGACCGGGGGCAGGTCACGATCGGCTACGGCCTGATACCGGCGATGCGCGGCAAGGGGTACGCCTCGGAGGCTCTGCGCGCGCTGCTGGAGTTCGCCCGTGCCTCGGGTGTCGCGTCGGTCAAGGGCGACGCCGACCTCGACAACGCCGCGTCCCAGCACGTCATGGCAGCAGCCGGCATGCGCCTCGTCGGGGAGGACGACCTGCTGAGGCACTACCGGATCGACTGGCCGGCCGGATCGGCGGCCGAACGCGGGGGCGGAGCGAGTGCGACGGACGAAGCCGCCGGGTCCTCATCTTCTCCCCAGGTCTCCGCTCCACGTCCGTCGTGA
- a CDS encoding NAD(P)/FAD-dependent oxidoreductase has product MTDADAVKNAVYDVVVIGAGPVGENVADRTRAAGLTTAVVESELVGGECSYWACIPSKALLRPVVARADARRVPGLGAAVQGPLDTAAVLAHRDWYVSDWHDDGQVAWLEGVGADLYRGQGRLAGTKQVSVTTPDGTEHRLTARHAVAVCTGSGAVVPDLPGIADARPWTSREATSAKEVPGRLVIVGGGVVGVEMATVYQALGAQVTMLIRGKGLLPKMEPFAGELVAEALTEAGADIRTGVSATSVDRTTPDGPVTVELDDGERIEADEILFATGRAPRTDDLGLETVALKPGSWLPVDDSCRVEGSNWLYAVGDVNHRALLTHQGKYQARIAGAAIAARAQGTPEATGRWGAHTATADHAAVPQVVFTDPEAASVGLTLAAAERAGHRVRAVDYDLAAVSGAGLYASGYRGRARMVVDLDREILLGVTFVGPGIGELLHSATVAVAGEVPIDRLWHAVPAFPTISEVWLRLLETYRG; this is encoded by the coding sequence ATGACAGATGCTGATGCTGTGAAGAACGCCGTGTACGACGTCGTGGTGATCGGTGCGGGGCCGGTGGGGGAGAACGTGGCGGACCGGACCCGCGCGGCCGGGCTGACCACGGCGGTCGTCGAGTCGGAACTGGTCGGCGGCGAATGCTCGTACTGGGCCTGTATTCCCAGCAAGGCCCTGCTGCGACCGGTCGTCGCCCGTGCCGACGCGCGCAGGGTCCCGGGCCTCGGCGCAGCCGTACAGGGCCCGCTGGACACGGCCGCGGTCCTCGCCCACCGTGACTGGTATGTCTCCGACTGGCACGACGACGGGCAGGTCGCCTGGCTGGAGGGCGTCGGTGCGGATCTCTACCGGGGCCAGGGCCGTCTGGCCGGTACGAAGCAGGTCTCCGTCACCACCCCCGACGGCACCGAACACCGGCTCACCGCGCGGCACGCCGTCGCCGTCTGCACGGGCAGCGGTGCCGTGGTTCCCGACCTGCCCGGAATCGCCGACGCCCGCCCATGGACGAGCCGGGAGGCGACCAGCGCGAAGGAGGTTCCCGGCCGCCTGGTGATCGTCGGCGGTGGGGTCGTCGGCGTGGAGATGGCCACCGTCTATCAGGCGCTCGGCGCCCAGGTCACGATGCTGATCCGTGGCAAGGGCCTGCTGCCGAAGATGGAGCCGTTCGCCGGTGAGCTGGTCGCCGAGGCGCTGACCGAGGCGGGAGCGGACATCCGCACCGGCGTCTCGGCCACCTCCGTCGACCGCACAACCCCGGACGGTCCCGTCACCGTCGAACTGGACGACGGCGAGCGCATCGAGGCCGACGAGATCCTCTTCGCCACCGGCCGCGCCCCGCGCACCGACGACCTCGGGCTGGAGACGGTGGCTCTGAAGCCCGGATCCTGGCTCCCGGTCGACGACAGCTGCAGGGTGGAGGGCAGCAACTGGCTCTACGCCGTCGGCGACGTCAATCACCGGGCGCTCCTCACCCATCAGGGTAAGTACCAGGCCCGTATCGCGGGTGCCGCGATCGCCGCCCGCGCCCAGGGCACCCCGGAGGCGACCGGTCGTTGGGGTGCCCACACCGCGACCGCCGACCACGCGGCGGTGCCCCAGGTGGTCTTCACCGACCCGGAGGCCGCGTCCGTCGGTCTCACCCTCGCCGCGGCGGAGAGGGCCGGCCATCGCGTGCGCGCCGTCGACTACGACCTCGCGGCGGTCTCGGGCGCCGGCCTCTACGCGAGCGGTTACCGGGGCCGCGCCCGCATGGTCGTCGACCTCGACCGGGAGATCCTGCTCGGCGTCACCTTCGTAGGGCCGGGCATCGGCGAGCTGCTGCATTCGGCGACCGTCGCGGTCGCGGGTGAGGTCCCCATCGACCGGCTCTGGCACGCGGTCCCCGCCTTCCCCACGATCAGCGAGGTCTGGCTGCGCCTGCTGGAGACCTACCGCGGCTGA
- a CDS encoding CbtA family protein — MNSISVRALLVRGMLAGLVAGALALAVAYFLGESRVDAAIALEEAHSHDHGGGEELVSRAMQSTAGLATGVLVFGVAVGGIAALVFCYALGRIGRFGPRATAALIAFGALLTVYVVPFLKYPANPPAVGNPDTIGQRTAMFFLMVALSVLLAVAAVILGKRLAPRLGNWNASIAASAGYVLVIGLAYAFLPSFNEVGKDFPAGLLWEFRLATLAVQATLWTTFGLFFGYLTERLLVSGPEPVPTGGGTASRTATAAG; from the coding sequence ATGAACTCCATATCCGTCAGAGCCCTGCTGGTCCGCGGCATGCTGGCCGGCCTCGTCGCGGGTGCGCTCGCACTTGCCGTCGCCTACTTCCTCGGAGAGTCGCGGGTCGACGCGGCGATCGCTCTCGAAGAGGCGCACAGCCACGACCACGGCGGCGGCGAGGAACTCGTCAGCCGTGCCATGCAGTCCACGGCCGGCCTCGCCACCGGTGTCCTCGTCTTCGGCGTGGCCGTCGGCGGTATCGCCGCGCTCGTCTTCTGCTACGCCCTCGGCCGCATCGGCAGGTTCGGCCCGCGGGCCACGGCCGCACTGATCGCGTTCGGCGCCCTGCTGACCGTGTATGTCGTGCCGTTCCTCAAGTACCCGGCCAACCCGCCGGCCGTCGGCAACCCCGACACGATCGGCCAACGCACCGCCATGTTCTTCCTCATGGTCGCTCTCAGTGTGCTGCTCGCCGTTGCGGCCGTCATCCTCGGCAAGCGGCTGGCTCCACGCCTGGGCAACTGGAACGCGTCGATCGCCGCATCCGCCGGCTACGTCCTCGTCATCGGGCTCGCGTACGCCTTCCTGCCCTCGTTCAACGAGGTCGGAAAGGACTTCCCGGCCGGCCTGCTGTGGGAGTTCCGCCTCGCCACCCTCGCCGTTCAGGCCACGCTCTGGACCACTTTCGGTCTGTTCTTCGGCTATCTGACCGAACGGCTGCTGGTGTCGGGACCGGAGCCGGTCCCGACAGGGGGCGGCACGGCATCCCGCACGGCCACCGCCGCCGGCTGA
- a CDS encoding aldehyde dehydrogenase family protein — MSLLDPKAWQSRTLAGGESDVVEPATGEVLGRVTLAAPEDIATAARSAAAAQAAWSRTPHFVRAAVLRRAGDLFTAHADELREWIVRESGSIPGKADFELHVAAQECYEAAALASRPTGEVLPSEGERLSYTRRVPVGVVGVIAPFNAPLILSIRSVAPALALGNAVLLKPDPRTAVCGGLALAAVFAEAGLDENLLHLLPGGAEAGQALVAEPRVPVISFTGSTAAGRAVGEAAGRLLKRAHLELGGNSALVVLEDADLEGAVAQASWGSFFHQGQICMTTGRHLVHASLLDEYVERLVAKADALAVGDPHREQVHLGPIIDRGQLGKIHRLVESSTAGGAKVAAGGTHRDLFYRPTVLTDVDDHTPAYTEEVFGPVAPVRSFDTLDEAAALAADSPYGLSLGIVTRDTARGLELAERIPTGIVHINDQTVNDEAVAPFGGIGASGTGARFGGGANLEAFTELRWTTVRHEPAGHPF; from the coding sequence ATGTCCCTGCTCGACCCCAAGGCCTGGCAGTCCCGCACGCTTGCGGGAGGTGAGTCGGACGTCGTCGAGCCCGCCACCGGCGAGGTGCTCGGACGTGTCACCCTTGCCGCGCCCGAGGACATCGCCACGGCCGCCCGGTCCGCGGCCGCCGCCCAGGCCGCCTGGTCCCGTACCCCGCACTTCGTCCGTGCCGCGGTCCTGCGCCGGGCCGGCGACCTGTTCACCGCGCACGCCGACGAACTGCGCGAATGGATCGTACGGGAGTCGGGCTCGATCCCCGGCAAGGCCGACTTCGAGCTCCATGTCGCCGCCCAGGAGTGCTACGAGGCCGCCGCGCTCGCATCCCGGCCGACCGGTGAGGTACTGCCCAGCGAGGGCGAGCGCCTCTCCTACACCCGGCGCGTCCCGGTCGGCGTCGTCGGCGTGATCGCCCCGTTCAACGCGCCGCTGATCCTCTCCATCAGGTCCGTCGCCCCCGCACTCGCCCTGGGCAACGCGGTCCTCCTCAAGCCCGACCCGCGCACCGCCGTCTGCGGCGGGCTCGCGCTCGCGGCGGTCTTCGCCGAGGCCGGACTCGACGAAAACCTGCTGCACCTCCTGCCCGGCGGCGCCGAGGCCGGACAGGCGCTGGTCGCCGAACCGCGTGTGCCGGTCATCTCCTTCACCGGTTCCACCGCGGCGGGCCGCGCCGTCGGTGAAGCCGCCGGACGGCTCCTCAAGCGTGCCCACCTGGAGCTCGGTGGCAACTCCGCCCTCGTCGTTCTGGAGGACGCCGACCTGGAGGGCGCGGTGGCCCAGGCAAGTTGGGGCTCGTTCTTCCACCAGGGCCAGATCTGCATGACCACCGGCCGGCACCTCGTACACGCCTCGCTGCTGGACGAGTACGTCGAACGGCTCGTCGCCAAGGCGGACGCGCTGGCGGTCGGCGACCCGCACCGTGAGCAGGTCCACCTGGGCCCGATCATCGACCGCGGCCAGCTCGGAAAGATCCACCGGCTGGTCGAGTCGAGCACCGCAGGCGGCGCGAAGGTCGCGGCCGGAGGTACCCATCGCGATCTGTTCTACCGCCCCACCGTCCTCACCGACGTCGACGACCACACGCCCGCCTACACGGAGGAGGTCTTCGGCCCGGTGGCCCCCGTGCGGTCCTTCGACACCCTGGACGAGGCCGCGGCGCTGGCCGCCGACAGCCCGTACGGACTCTCCCTCGGCATCGTCACCCGTGACACCGCGCGTGGCCTGGAACTCGCGGAACGGATCCCGACCGGCATCGTCCACATCAACGACCAGACGGTGAACGACGAGGCGGTGGCGCCCTTCGGTGGCATCGGGGCGTCCGGCACCGGCGCTCGGTTCGGCGGCGGGGCCAACCTGGAGGCCTTCACCGAGCTGCGCTGGACGACCGTGCGCCACGAACCGGCCGGCCACCCCTTCTAG
- a CDS encoding SDR family oxidoreductase: MTEQTTTTARRVAVVTGGSRGIGRESAERLAADGFAVVINYAGNRTEAEVAVAAIAAAGGEAIAHRADVADEVAVAALFDAAEEIFGGVDVVVHAAGAMTLAPLVDMDLDALDRMHRTNIRGTFVVDQQAARRLRGGGAIINFSSSVLALALPGYTAYAATKGAVEAMTLILARELRGRDITVNAVAPGPTATALFLDGKDEATIGKLAGQAPLERLGTPQDIAEVVAFLAGPARWVNGQVVRANGGIV, translated from the coding sequence TTGACTGAGCAGACCACCACCACTGCACGCCGGGTCGCGGTCGTCACCGGAGGATCCAGGGGAATCGGCCGGGAGAGCGCCGAGCGCCTGGCTGCCGACGGATTCGCCGTCGTCATCAACTACGCGGGCAACCGGACCGAGGCCGAGGTCGCCGTCGCGGCGATTGCCGCCGCAGGTGGCGAGGCGATCGCCCACCGGGCGGACGTCGCCGACGAGGTCGCGGTGGCTGCGCTCTTCGATGCGGCAGAGGAGATCTTCGGCGGAGTCGACGTCGTCGTCCACGCCGCGGGCGCCATGACGCTCGCACCACTCGTCGACATGGATCTGGACGCCCTGGACCGGATGCACCGGACCAACATCCGCGGCACCTTCGTCGTCGACCAGCAGGCGGCCCGCCGCCTGCGCGGCGGCGGAGCGATCATCAACTTCTCCAGCTCCGTCCTGGCGCTGGCCCTTCCCGGCTACACCGCCTACGCCGCCACCAAGGGCGCGGTCGAGGCCATGACCCTGATCCTGGCCCGCGAACTGCGCGGCAGGGACATCACGGTCAACGCCGTGGCCCCCGGGCCGACCGCCACCGCTCTCTTCCTGGACGGCAAGGACGAGGCGACCATCGGGAAGCTCGCCGGCCAGGCGCCGCTGGAGCGCCTCGGGACTCCGCAGGACATCGCGGAGGTCGTCGCCTTCCTCGCCGGTCCCGCCCGCTGGGTCAACGGCCAGGTCGTGCGCGCCAACGGCGGCATCGTGTGA
- a CDS encoding histidine phosphatase family protein, with protein MLISPALNAALREARFDGDAPLDASGVRRARAAAAAVPAADRRVHGSDERCTGTAKALGLRSEPEPALRGWDLGRWRGQRLAQVSQDEPEAVSAWLSDPSAAPHDGESLLDLHARVGGWLDSLHGEGAEDGGVLAVVEPAAVRAAIVHALGLPPQAFWRLDVAPLTLTELSGRSGRWNLRCGRSLSIGTDEPTTAHGR; from the coding sequence ATGTTGATCTCACCGGCGCTCAACGCGGCGCTGCGCGAGGCCCGCTTCGACGGCGACGCCCCGCTCGACGCGTCCGGCGTCCGGCGGGCGCGTGCGGCCGCGGCCGCGGTGCCTGCCGCTGACCGCCGGGTGCACGGTTCGGACGAGCGGTGCACCGGGACCGCCAAGGCGTTGGGGCTGCGGTCCGAGCCCGAACCCGCCCTTCGCGGCTGGGACTTGGGACGCTGGCGCGGACAACGGCTGGCGCAGGTGAGCCAGGACGAGCCGGAGGCGGTGTCGGCCTGGCTGTCCGACCCTTCGGCTGCCCCGCACGACGGTGAGTCGTTGCTCGATCTGCATGCGCGGGTGGGCGGTTGGCTGGATTCGCTGCACGGGGAGGGCGCCGAGGACGGCGGCGTGCTCGCCGTGGTCGAACCCGCGGCTGTGCGGGCCGCGATCGTGCATGCGCTGGGTCTTCCGCCGCAGGCGTTCTGGCGGTTGGACGTCGCTCCGCTGACGCTGACCGAGCTCAGCGGTCGGTCCGGGCGCTGGAACCTGCGTTGCGGGCGGTCCCTGAGCATCGGAACCGACGAGCCCACCACGGCGCACGGACGGTAA
- a CDS encoding Asp23/Gls24 family envelope stress response protein, with protein sequence MTDQTQLSRPETTRPSGSTHGAGPQSENRRENRRTEPGARGRTTIADGVVAKIAGLAARSVPGVQAMGGGFTRGMGTVRERVPGAGGRSVTGGVKVEVGEVQTAVDLSIIVEYGFPIVELASDVRTEVIAAIERMTGLEVVEVNITVTDVKLPDEEEEEEQVPERRVV encoded by the coding sequence ATGACCGATCAAACGCAGCTGAGCCGGCCCGAGACCACCCGCCCATCCGGGTCCACGCACGGCGCGGGACCGCAGAGCGAAAACCGCCGGGAAAACCGCCGAACGGAACCCGGGGCACGAGGGCGTACCACGATCGCCGACGGCGTGGTGGCGAAGATCGCCGGGCTGGCGGCCCGGAGCGTCCCCGGAGTCCAGGCCATGGGCGGGGGATTCACCCGCGGTATGGGGACGGTGCGGGAGCGAGTGCCCGGAGCGGGAGGTCGGTCCGTCACCGGCGGCGTCAAGGTCGAGGTCGGTGAGGTCCAGACCGCCGTCGACCTGTCGATCATCGTCGAATACGGCTTCCCGATCGTCGAGCTCGCAAGCGACGTCCGGACCGAAGTGATCGCCGCCATCGAGCGGATGACCGGTCTGGAGGTCGTGGAGGTCAACATCACGGTGACCGACGTGAAGCTGCCCGACGAGGAGGAAGAGGAAGAGCAGGTGCCGGAGAGGCGAGTCGTGTAG
- the trxA gene encoding thioredoxin — translation MSTVELTKENFDQVVSENEFILIDFWASWCGPCRQFAPVYDAASERHDDLVFAKVDTEAQQELAAAFEIQSIPTLMIVRDNVAVFAQPGALPEAALEDVIGQARKLDMDEVRKSIENQQKEQQQ, via the coding sequence ATGAGCACCGTAGAGCTCACCAAGGAAAACTTCGATCAGGTCGTCAGCGAGAACGAGTTCATCCTGATCGACTTCTGGGCTTCCTGGTGCGGCCCGTGCCGTCAGTTCGCGCCGGTCTACGACGCGGCGTCCGAGCGCCACGACGACCTGGTCTTCGCCAAGGTCGATACGGAAGCGCAGCAGGAGCTGGCGGCTGCCTTCGAGATCCAGTCCATTCCGACGCTGATGATCGTCCGGGACAATGTCGCGGTGTTCGCCCAGCCCGGGGCGCTGCCGGAGGCTGCGCTGGAGGACGTCATCGGACAGGCCCGGAAACTGGACATGGACGAGGTGCGCAAGTCCATCGAGAACCAGCAGAAGGAACAGCAGCAGTAG
- a CDS encoding CbtB domain-containing protein, with the protein MAQTAAPAAVASPAITPISLKAIAPWAVFFGILMLVLLYFVGAEQGATAVISGEGVHEWVHDGRHLLGFPCH; encoded by the coding sequence ATGGCACAGACTGCTGCCCCCGCCGCCGTCGCATCACCCGCCATCACCCCCATCTCGCTGAAGGCGATTGCCCCGTGGGCGGTCTTCTTCGGCATTCTCATGCTCGTCCTGCTGTACTTCGTCGGCGCCGAGCAGGGCGCCACCGCGGTCATCTCCGGCGAGGGTGTCCACGAGTGGGTCCACGACGGTCGCCACCTGCTCGGTTTCCCCTGCCACTGA